One stretch of Chryseobacterium fluminis DNA includes these proteins:
- the argC gene encoding N-acetyl-gamma-glutamyl-phosphate reductase, with amino-acid sequence MIEINQKKTKTAGIIGANGYTGSELVRLLAFHPHVSLSFLYSRSNSGTKISDLYPDLATVCEMVLTDQPQEVDILFLCLPHKESYNWLSQNQVKDDTLVIDLGNDFRLEGNFKNRNFIYGLPEINKKQLSGAKSIANPGCFATAIQLALLPLAEKGSLNEVYTTGITGSTGAGQSLQATTHFTWRNDNISAYKTLTHQHVDEILQQLVSFNSNEINLNFVPWRGDFARGIFTSSTVKTVVELSDIEQLFKDFYAEEPFVKVSEKAIDLKQVVNTNRCVIHIEKSGNVAVIHSAIDNLLKGASGQAVQNMNIAMGWEENVGLNLKPVAF; translated from the coding sequence ATGATTGAGATTAATCAAAAAAAAACAAAAACAGCAGGAATTATCGGAGCCAACGGTTATACCGGAAGCGAACTGGTTCGTCTGCTGGCGTTTCATCCCCATGTATCATTGAGTTTTTTATATAGTCGTTCAAATTCGGGGACAAAAATTTCAGATTTGTACCCGGATTTAGCGACGGTTTGTGAAATGGTCCTGACGGATCAGCCACAGGAGGTGGATATTTTATTTCTATGTCTTCCTCACAAAGAAAGTTATAACTGGCTGAGTCAAAACCAGGTGAAGGATGACACTTTAGTTATTGATCTAGGAAATGATTTTCGTTTGGAAGGAAATTTTAAAAATAGAAATTTTATCTACGGTTTGCCTGAAATCAATAAAAAACAACTTTCAGGAGCGAAAAGTATTGCGAATCCTGGATGTTTTGCAACGGCGATTCAACTGGCTTTGCTTCCGTTGGCTGAAAAAGGTTCGTTGAATGAGGTATATACAACGGGAATTACAGGTTCTACAGGAGCAGGTCAGTCATTACAGGCGACAACGCATTTTACCTGGAGGAATGATAATATTTCAGCCTATAAAACTTTAACTCATCAGCATGTAGATGAGATTTTACAGCAGCTGGTTTCTTTTAATTCAAATGAAATTAATCTGAATTTTGTTCCATGGAGAGGGGATTTTGCGAGAGGGATTTTTACGAGTTCCACGGTGAAAACAGTTGTAGAACTTTCAGATATAGAGCAATTGTTTAAGGATTTTTATGCAGAGGAGCCTTTTGTAAAGGTAAGCGAAAAAGCAATTGATTTAAAACAGGTTGTCAATACCAATCGCTGTGTGATTCATATAGAAAAGAGTGGAAATGTTGCGGTGATTCACTCGGCGATTGACAATTTGTTAAAAGGAGCTTCCGGACAGGCGGTTCAGAACATGAATATTGCCATGGGTTGGGAAGAAAATGTAGGATTGAACTTAAAGCCTGTAGCTTTTTAA
- a CDS encoding porin — MKKLITFIGLALISNSLYSQGSPDYGSGLKININQQGDKYVRFILWDQFWLRNTQMNPGSMVGGEPTDNSWSLGNRRLRALAYAQISKRYMILLHFGINNQTFINGGASGTTGTGGYGNGKKPQMFFHDAWNEYAVIMPGEAGKLSLSLGAGLHYYMGLSRMTMASTLNFLTVDSPIFSWPLIDNSDQFARQLGMFAKGKYGKFEYRFSLNKPFATDLVPPNVTDPSKAVAVDNNGNPNFSKAGYVEYQFLDEESNLLPFKVGSYLGTKKVFNVGAGFYHQKDGTRTSVNSNIEKHDITLVAVDAFADIPLGNAKNKMAVSAYAGYYNYQFGPNYIRNIGIMNIASTDPNFIGNKAIAGPGNLQPTIGTGNIIYAQAGLLLPSQAEKPKIRIQPFAAYTHKNFEAFDRSSSQFDVGANWLLDGHHAKITTQYSTRPIYTSPTEKPSSKGEFIVQFQIYL, encoded by the coding sequence ATGAAGAAATTAATCACTTTTATTGGATTAGCTTTAATCAGCAATTCTTTATATTCTCAGGGATCGCCGGATTATGGGAGCGGATTAAAAATAAATATTAACCAACAGGGCGATAAATACGTCAGATTTATCTTGTGGGACCAGTTTTGGTTAAGGAATACCCAGATGAATCCCGGAAGTATGGTGGGCGGAGAACCCACAGACAACTCCTGGAGTCTGGGGAACAGGCGATTGCGGGCTTTGGCTTACGCCCAGATTTCCAAAAGGTATATGATCTTACTGCATTTCGGAATTAATAATCAGACCTTCATCAACGGCGGCGCATCAGGAACAACAGGAACCGGAGGATATGGAAACGGAAAAAAACCGCAGATGTTTTTCCATGATGCCTGGAATGAGTACGCAGTGATCATGCCTGGCGAAGCAGGAAAATTAAGCTTATCTTTGGGGGCCGGGCTGCATTACTACATGGGGCTTTCCCGCATGACGATGGCTTCCACCTTAAATTTTCTTACCGTAGATTCTCCGATCTTTTCATGGCCGCTGATCGATAATTCCGACCAGTTTGCCAGACAGTTGGGCATGTTTGCGAAAGGAAAATATGGTAAGTTCGAATATCGTTTCAGCTTAAACAAACCATTTGCAACAGATTTGGTTCCACCCAATGTTACAGATCCTTCAAAAGCTGTAGCCGTTGACAATAACGGAAATCCTAATTTCTCAAAAGCAGGGTATGTCGAATATCAGTTTTTGGATGAAGAGTCAAATTTACTGCCTTTTAAAGTAGGTTCTTATTTGGGAACGAAAAAGGTTTTCAATGTTGGTGCAGGTTTTTACCATCAGAAAGACGGAACACGAACTTCTGTCAATTCCAATATCGAAAAACACGACATCACCCTTGTTGCAGTAGATGCTTTTGCGGATATCCCTCTGGGAAATGCTAAAAACAAAATGGCAGTTTCAGCATATGCAGGTTATTATAACTATCAGTTCGGTCCCAATTATATCAGAAATATCGGCATCATGAATATTGCTTCGACAGATCCTAATTTTATCGGTAATAAAGCTATAGCAGGACCAGGAAATTTACAACCTACCATCGGAACAGGTAATATTATCTACGCGCAGGCCGGGTTACTGTTGCCAAGCCAGGCTGAAAAACCAAAGATCAGAATTCAACCATTTGCTGCGTACACTCACAAAAACTTTGAGGCTTTTGACCGGTCTTCATCACAATTTGATGTCGGAGCCAATTGGCTGCTGGATGGCCATCATGCGAAAATTACGACCCAGTACTCTACAAGACCTATATATACAAGCCCCACGGAAAAGCCTTCATCAAAGGGAGAATTCATTGTGCAGTTCCAGATTTATCTATAA
- a CDS encoding N-acetylornithine carbamoyltransferase: MKKFTSVSDVENLQEIIQKTLQIKENPLSETAKGKGKTIGLVFLNSSLRTRLSSQIAAQNLGLNVLTLNAAQEAWNLEFADGAVMNGDTVEHIKDAIEVLNQYCDIIAVRCFAGMKDKEDDVNESILSQFEQHAKVPVISLESATRHPLQSLADCITITENWHFNKLSVNRKPKVVLTWAPHIKPIAHAVGNSFAEWMQEMDVELVIANPEGYDLDKKFTKDVKVIHNQDEALKDADFIYVKNWSSFDEYASMPEVKENWMLTNEKLANTNQGKVMHCLPVRRNVELSDEVMDGENSIIYQQAKNRIFSAQAVFSEILEELNSK, from the coding sequence ATGAAAAAATTCACCTCTGTAAGTGATGTCGAAAACTTACAGGAAATCATACAAAAAACTTTACAAATTAAAGAAAATCCTCTTTCGGAAACCGCGAAAGGAAAAGGAAAAACAATCGGACTTGTATTTTTGAATTCAAGCTTGAGAACCCGCTTAAGCAGCCAGATTGCGGCACAGAATTTAGGATTAAATGTTTTAACTTTAAATGCCGCTCAGGAAGCCTGGAATCTGGAATTCGCAGACGGAGCCGTGATGAACGGTGATACGGTCGAGCATATTAAAGATGCTATTGAAGTACTCAATCAATATTGTGACATCATTGCGGTGCGTTGTTTTGCAGGAATGAAAGACAAGGAGGATGATGTTAACGAAAGTATTTTAAGTCAGTTCGAACAACATGCGAAAGTGCCGGTTATTTCATTGGAATCTGCGACACGTCACCCTTTACAAAGTTTGGCCGACTGCATCACGATTACCGAAAACTGGCACTTCAACAAACTCAGCGTAAATCGCAAGCCTAAAGTGGTACTTACCTGGGCACCCCACATAAAACCGATTGCTCATGCAGTAGGAAATTCTTTTGCAGAATGGATGCAGGAAATGGATGTTGAACTGGTCATTGCTAATCCTGAAGGCTATGATTTGGATAAAAAATTTACGAAGGATGTAAAAGTGATTCATAATCAGGATGAAGCATTGAAGGATGCAGATTTTATTTACGTAAAAAACTGGTCTTCATTTGATGAGTATGCATCAATGCCTGAAGTGAAAGAAAACTGGATGCTGACGAATGAAAAGTTAGCCAATACGAATCAGGGAAAAGTGATGCACTGTCTTCCTGTTCGTAGAAATGTAGAATTGAGTGATGAAGTAATGGACGGTGAAAATTCAATCATTTACCAACAGGCGAAAAACCGGATTTTTTCGGCTCAGGCGGTTTTTTCTGAAATTCTGGAAGAATTGAATTCTAAATAA
- a CDS encoding aspartate aminotransferase family protein produces the protein MNLFNVYPLFNINPIKAQGSFLWDDKGEKYLDFYGGHAVISIGHNHPHYQTQLKNQLDKISFYSNSVQNELQTELAEKLGKLSGLEDYHLFLCNSGAEANENALKLASFHNGKSKVLYFSGSFHGRTSAAVSVTDNPKIVAPVNYDARFIKSGWNDTEQLETVFEKQGNEISSVIIEGIQGVGGIMIPTVEFLTKIKELCEKYNAVLILDEVQSGYGRSGYFFAHQEFGIEADIITTAKGMGNGFPIGGVLIHPKFQASNGLLGTTFGGNHLACVAAIAVLDVMKEENLIENAQKMGEYIENEIKDFPHIKTIRRKGLMIGIELDRDCSEVRNSLLYNHHIFTGNSNDKTVLRILPALNIKKEETDLFIGALKTVLENL, from the coding sequence ATGAATTTATTCAACGTATATCCATTATTCAACATAAATCCAATCAAAGCTCAGGGATCATTTCTCTGGGACGATAAAGGAGAAAAATATCTAGATTTTTACGGAGGTCATGCGGTAATTTCTATCGGGCACAACCATCCGCATTATCAGACCCAGTTAAAAAATCAGTTAGATAAAATATCTTTCTATTCAAACTCTGTTCAGAACGAATTGCAGACTGAATTGGCTGAAAAGTTAGGAAAGCTTTCAGGTTTGGAAGATTATCATTTATTTCTATGTAATTCAGGCGCTGAAGCGAATGAAAATGCTTTAAAACTGGCATCTTTCCATAACGGAAAAAGCAAAGTTCTCTATTTTTCAGGTTCTTTTCACGGGAGAACCTCTGCGGCAGTTTCAGTAACCGACAATCCGAAAATTGTAGCTCCGGTCAACTATGATGCAAGATTCATTAAATCCGGGTGGAATGATACCGAACAGCTTGAAACCGTTTTTGAAAAACAGGGAAATGAAATTTCATCTGTTATCATCGAAGGAATTCAGGGGGTTGGAGGAATTATGATTCCGACCGTTGAGTTTTTAACAAAAATCAAAGAATTGTGTGAAAAATACAATGCCGTTCTGATTTTGGATGAGGTTCAGTCCGGATACGGAAGAAGTGGGTATTTCTTTGCACATCAGGAATTCGGAATTGAAGCCGACATCATTACGACAGCAAAAGGAATGGGGAATGGTTTCCCGATTGGTGGCGTTTTGATTCACCCAAAATTTCAGGCAAGCAACGGTTTGTTGGGAACAACTTTCGGAGGAAATCATTTAGCTTGTGTTGCAGCGATCGCTGTACTGGATGTGATGAAAGAGGAGAATCTCATCGAAAATGCTCAGAAAATGGGCGAGTATATTGAAAATGAAATTAAAGATTTTCCACATATTAAAACCATCCGGAGGAAAGGCCTGATGATAGGGATTGAACTAGACAGGGACTGCTCGGAAGTAAGGAACAGCCTGTTGTACAATCATCATATTTTCACAGGAAACTCCAATGATAAAACCGTGTTAAGGATTCTTCCGGCACTTAATATTAAAAAAGAGGAAACCGATCTGTTTATCGGTGCTTTAAAAACTGTTTTAGAAAATCTTTAA
- the argG gene encoding argininosuccinate synthase, giving the protein MSKKVILAFSGGLDTSYCAKYLSETLGYEVYAVTVNTGGFSKKEEKELEKKALNLGVKQYRCVDAQEDYYNSCVKYLIFGNVLKNNTYPLSVSAERTIQAQEIAKFAIEIGADAIAHGSTGAGNDQVRFDLIFQVMCPDVEIITPIRDMALSREEEIEFLKSHGYEMEFHKAQYSVNKGLWGTSVGGKETLTSRDYLPEEAFPSQIQETQPSEMEIEFRNGEVVAVNGENFEHPVSAIQKIEELASAYGVGRDIHVGDTIVGIKGRVGFEAAAASVIIKAHHLLEKHTLSKYQQMMKSQLSDWYGNWLHEALFLDPVMRNIESFLDDSQKTVSGKVFVTLYPYRFILNGIESQHDLMSDKFGSYGEANRAWTGEDVKGYTKIVSNSLNIYHQINSGF; this is encoded by the coding sequence ATGAGCAAGAAAGTAATCTTAGCGTTTAGCGGAGGTTTAGATACCTCGTACTGTGCCAAATACCTGAGTGAGACACTTGGATATGAGGTGTATGCTGTCACTGTAAATACCGGTGGTTTTTCTAAGAAGGAGGAAAAAGAACTGGAGAAAAAAGCCCTCAATCTCGGGGTAAAACAATACAGGTGCGTGGATGCTCAGGAGGATTACTACAATTCTTGCGTGAAATATCTGATCTTCGGAAACGTATTGAAAAATAATACCTATCCTTTATCTGTTAGCGCGGAACGTACCATTCAGGCACAGGAAATTGCAAAATTCGCTATTGAAATCGGGGCTGATGCCATTGCTCACGGAAGTACGGGGGCCGGAAATGATCAGGTTCGTTTTGATTTGATTTTTCAGGTGATGTGTCCGGACGTGGAAATCATTACGCCGATTCGGGATATGGCCTTGTCCCGTGAAGAAGAAATCGAGTTTTTGAAAAGTCATGGTTACGAAATGGAATTCCATAAAGCCCAATATTCTGTCAATAAGGGACTTTGGGGAACTTCAGTAGGTGGGAAAGAAACATTGACATCAAGAGATTATCTTCCGGAAGAAGCTTTTCCGTCACAAATTCAGGAAACCCAGCCTTCAGAAATGGAAATTGAGTTTAGAAACGGTGAAGTTGTTGCTGTAAACGGTGAAAATTTTGAACATCCGGTTTCTGCCATTCAGAAAATTGAAGAACTAGCTTCAGCTTATGGGGTGGGTCGTGATATTCATGTTGGGGATACAATTGTCGGAATTAAAGGACGAGTAGGATTTGAAGCAGCGGCGGCATCCGTGATCATCAAAGCGCATCATTTACTGGAAAAACACACCCTTTCAAAATATCAGCAGATGATGAAGTCCCAATTGTCAGACTGGTACGGAAACTGGCTTCATGAAGCGCTTTTCTTAGATCCAGTGATGAGAAATATAGAGTCTTTCCTGGATGATTCCCAAAAGACGGTCAGCGGAAAAGTTTTTGTAACCCTTTATCCATATCGGTTTATTCTAAACGGAATTGAATCTCAGCACGACCTGATGTCCGATAAATTCGGAAGCTATGGCGAAGCAAACAGAGCATGGACCGGCGAAGATGTAAAAGGCTATACGAAAATTGTAAGCAATTCCCTAAATATATACCATCAAATCAACTCGGGATTTTAA
- a CDS encoding IS1/IS1595 family N-terminal zinc-binding domain-containing protein, translating into MENGCPKCQSNKIVKSGIVNEKQRFLCKSCHYYFTVKKLGKQIDDYYVTKALQLYLEGLSFREIERIIGVSHVTVSSWIKKYNITRPPHSEFHPVYKILKQNELTEYISKEENLKNSGLIITQFADKYMLIKWERFKK; encoded by the coding sequence ATGGAAAATGGTTGCCCAAAATGCCAGAGCAATAAAATTGTAAAAAGCGGCATCGTGAATGAAAAACAACGCTTTCTCTGCAAAAGCTGTCATTATTATTTTACCGTAAAAAAATTAGGTAAACAAATTGACGATTATTATGTTACGAAAGCCCTTCAACTCTATCTTGAAGGCTTGAGTTTCCGTGAAATAGAGCGGATCATCGGCGTTTCGCATGTAACCGTAAGTTCATGGATTAAAAAATACAATATCACGAGACCTCCTCATTCAGAGTTCCATCCCGTATATAAAATCTTAAAACAAAATGAACTGACTGAATATATTTCGAAAGAAGAAAATCTTAAAAATTCCGGATTAATTATTACTCAGTTTGCTGATAAGTATATGCTGATAAAGTGGGAGCGATTTAAAAAATAG
- a CDS encoding GNAT family N-acetyltransferase, giving the protein MEIEISSSVHLMYVSEIQQEMYDSAQRRGTGIAKRSIEYLSKKISEGNAVVATENGAWVGFCYIETWSHGKFVANSGLIVSPNFRNRGVATLIKNKVFRLSRDKYPAAKVFGLTTGLAVMKINSDLGYKPVIYSELTQDEEFWSGCKNCVNYEILMKKERKNCLCTAMLFVPDENKVNGVENNQPENQYKNEQESNLSV; this is encoded by the coding sequence ATGGAAATAGAAATTTCCTCATCCGTACATCTGATGTATGTGAGTGAAATACAACAGGAAATGTATGATTCTGCACAGCGGAGAGGGACGGGGATCGCCAAGCGTTCCATAGAATATTTAAGTAAAAAAATTTCAGAAGGCAATGCTGTAGTGGCTACTGAAAATGGAGCGTGGGTTGGGTTCTGCTATATAGAGACCTGGTCCCATGGTAAATTTGTGGCCAACTCCGGATTAATTGTTTCCCCGAATTTCAGAAACAGAGGAGTGGCTACTTTAATTAAAAATAAAGTTTTCCGGTTATCCAGAGATAAATATCCTGCTGCGAAAGTTTTTGGACTGACAACTGGTCTCGCCGTGATGAAAATCAACAGTGACTTAGGATATAAACCGGTGATTTATTCTGAATTGACACAAGATGAAGAATTTTGGAGTGGATGTAAAAACTGTGTTAATTATGAAATTCTAATGAAAAAAGAACGTAAAAACTGTCTTTGTACGGCAATGCTTTTCGTTCCCGATGAAAATAAAGTAAATGGTGTTGAAAACAATCAACCCGAAAATCAATATAAAAATGAGCAAGAAAGTAATCTTAGCGTTTAG